CGTCCTATCGATGATTTATTCACTACTTTCTCTTCTGAGTTCTTAAGAATGTATAGTATAAGACTGATAGGAACCTGACTATATGATATGACACAGATTGTGGTAAAGAATCATACCCAAATTAACACGTAATTGCCACGAATGCATATTTGTGTCATGTGTTACTTTGGAACACTCTTCATCGCTGATACCAAATCTCAAGGAGGCGACGCGCTGTGGGATCCTATGTTGGCAACCTTCAAGAAAACATAGCTCCCGTGTCTTCCCCTGCGCATATGattagatttctttttttgccaccGTGCTCGTCTTATGCATGCCACGTCACCTATAGATATATGCACTCACCTGCATGAAGGCAGCTGGACCAACTCTTACATGGCCGCGACGCAAAGCCTACAAAACTATTCGCACTGGCTCGGTTACCTGGACTTTGCTCGGAGCCTCATTTTACTACAGCTACACCCTCTCATATTTGATGTGCATATTATTAAAATGCCTACGCACAGAAGCGGGGATTGATGTGTTGCTATTTCCTTCAGATTCCATCGTCAGCTGGTGTGAAGATTTAAAACCCCCATTCAAGCCTTGTTACTTCAAGGCGCATTATCGAACTTGTTCTCATTCTCCTCTGTTTATTACTCTACCGCAATATTTGCAGCCTATTTGTATCCTAACAAGGACCTTTGAAAGTTCCAAAATGAGTCAAGATTTGACCAATTGGGAAGAACTAATTGACTCACAACCGCAGGGAGATTGCAGCGCTGGTGACTCCAACGTTGTCAATACTGACAATGTAGAACCCACAGAGAAGGACATTTCAGATGAGGCGATAAATCAAGATGCCAAGCTTGGAAGCAAAGATGGAGTAGTCGACAAACTCTCAACAGAAGATTCAGTCACGGATCCATCCGGCAATATAGCTGAAATAGTTCCGGAATGCCGTCCGCCCATCGCCGCGTTAGAGAATGACAGTCAAAGCACATGTGGAAGCGATCTGTCAAATGGTCACTCATCAAATGCCCTACCTTCTAATAACGGGCAATCTGATCAACGACCAGAAGTAATGCATCccgatggccaagaagataCACCAAAGCACGATGCCATGCCGTCTAGCAGCATCGAGCCACCAACATCTGAATCTCAATTCCAAAATGACATAACCGATGTAATTGGGCTCGAAGATTCCCAGTCTGTTCTAAATGAGCAGGAAATCCCTTCGCATATAGAAGACCTCAGGGAGCTCTTCTGCGAAAAGGACACTCGCTTTTCGGAATTGGAAAAGTCGTTAAGCAAATCTCCCAAAaccgaagacgaagaagagagctcACTGAAGGAGAGCGAACAAGAAAACTCACTAGATGAGAGCGAACAAGAAAGCTCACTAGAGGAGAGCGAACAAGAGAGCTCGTCAGATTCTGGTTCTGAACACTCTGTAGACCCTGCTGAGGTATCTTTACCAGCATCGCCTTATTTTAATCCTTTCGATTCACCAACAGAAGGAGAAGGGCACTCCCGACGAGGCTCTATTGATAATATTCCTCCTTTGAACGATACATTACTAACTGAAGCCTCTACTGATTCATCCGTGAAGAAAATATGGCAACTTCAAAAACGCAAATTGGACCAGACAAACGAGACGCTGGACAAGATTATGGACATGGTTGGGCTTGAACACATAAAAGCCGCCTTTATAGAGATAAAGGGAATGATTGATACAGCACGAGGTCGCCGTGAGCATTTGAAGAAGCATGATTTCAATTTAGTCTTGACTGGTAACCCGGGAACTGGTATGAGAATTTTATTCATTCATTTCCTGTCATAAAGCGCGATGTTTCGTTACTGCAACATTTTCACTTCTCATGTCGCAGTCAGAGCGATTTTACTAATCGCATCTTATTAGGCAAAAGAAGTTTGTCGGAATTGTATTTTGCATTCCTTAAAGATTGCAACGTTTGGGACCTTGAATCAGAGGATCCAGAATACGAATCTATGTCGGGCCGCATGGTCACTAGAACATCGATACTCCAAGATGATATTAGCTTAATTAGCGATGGAGTTAGTTGATTTTCTTAACGTATTATTTCTTTAaaccttcttttttgctaatttataaaggtttttttcCTCTACGACGCAGGCTTCGTTGATCATGATGCACGCGCATTATTAATAGACGCTTTAAACAATTGCACTGGGGTTATTTTGGTCGTGTCAGGCTCACCTGACCACATATCATCCTTCTTAGGAAGCTCTCCTCATGGCAGATGGTTATTTCCGCGGCGATTTCATATTAAAGACTatgatgacgaagaactCCGAAGTATTTTACTACGGATGATCCGACAAGACAATTTCAAGATCCAGCAGGGACCAGCCGGCCCATATCCTCGTATATTAGCGAAGCGTGTGGGCTATGGCCGCGAGGAACCTGGATTTGGAAACGTACATGAGCTCCACTTGGCCTATTTAAAAATCTTGGAACGACAAGCTTCTCGCCTTCGGCAGAGGCTAGTAGATATTGACGACCTATGGGTTGAGCCGGCTCCGGACGAGAATCTTCTGACAGGCGAAGATATCATCGGACCTGAGCCCGAGGATTGCCGAGCAAAGAGTGATGCATGGAAGGAGCTTCAAAAGATGGCTGGGCTAGATGATGTCAAACAAGCCATCAGCAAAAACTTTGATCGAGCTAAACTTAACTACAGGAGAGAAGTCGCTGGTAAGGAGCTTCTCAATATATCCTTGAATAGAGTTTTCTTGGGTCCTCCTGGAACAGGAAAAACGACTGTTGCAAAGCTCTATGGTCAGATCATTACCGAAGTTGGTCTTGTACCAAATCAAGAGGTGGTATTTAAAGTCCCAAGCGACTTCATTGGCCAGCACGTAGGTCAATCGGAGGTTAAGACCAATTCCATCATTGACGCGACAAAGGGGAAAGTGTTGATCATAGACGACGCACATATGTTCTTCAATGGGAGTCTGGATGGGGTAGACGGAACAGACAAATTTCGACTTGCCTGCATTGATGTGATTGTCTCCAAAATCCACAACAGAACAGGAGAGGGTCGCTGCATTATCCTCATCGGATATCCCGACAGGATGGAGCAAATGTTTCAGAAATGCAATCCAGGTCTGCGTCGCCGGTTTCCACTTGAGGAGGCCTTTCGATTTCAAGATTATGATGACGATAGACTCACAGAGATCCTTGGAATGAAAATGGAAGAGAGCGAGATAAAAGCTTCCACGGCCGCGATGCAAGTTGCTTCAGAAGTGTTGCGCCGGGCAAGAGATCGGCCCAACTTTGGCAATGGTGGAGACGTTGTCAACTTGTTAAATCAGGCAAAGGTCAGATATAAAGAGCGAACATTGAGAAAGGGCAAAGGTGAGACaacgaagaaggaaaagccCAATGAAGACAAGTCAATCATCCATGAGAAAGCTGATGCTGATTCTGGATTGAGTCGCCCAAATATGGTCAACAGTTCCTTCGAGCTCGACTATCTGGAGATGGTGAATATTACTCTTGAGCCGGAGGATTTTGACCCCAATTACAATCGCGGATCTACGGCGGCCGAAAGATGCCGAGCCCTGTTTGATGGGTTGATTGGGTTCGAAGAAACTATTCAACGATTTCAAGGCTATCAACGCACGGCTGAGAACTTGAGGCGTAGAAATAAGAATCCCAGAGACACCATTCCATTTACATTCGTTTTCAAGGGCCCTCCAGGCACTGGGAAGACACATACTGCTCGCATAGTTGGTCAGATATTTTACGACATGGGCATCTTATCCACTAATGAGGTGGTTGAGTGTTCTGCTTCGCAACTAATTGGAAAGCACGTTGGCCATACTGGGCCAAAGGTGATTGATTTGTTTGAAAAATCATTGGGCAAGATTTTGTTCATCGACGAAGCCTATCGCTTAGGGCTTGGTGGCCGAAACAGCTTTGGAGACGAAGCAGTCGCGGAAATAGTTGACTGCATGACGAAGCCTCGATATCAGCGCAAACTAGTCATTGTCCTGGCTGGCTACACGCGCGAAATGGATCTTCTCATGAAAGTGAATGCTGGACTTCGAGGTCGTTTCACTACGGAGATCAACTTCTCTCCCATGAAACCACGGGCAGCTCTACAATATCTTCAGAATCTGCTTTCCAAGCAAGATATCGAGCTTCTGGAAGATAATAATGTCAACACAAATGAGTACGAAACAGTAATGAGACTATTCAAAAAGTTGAGTATGACAAATGGATGGTCGAATGGACGAGATATCAATACACTAGCTGGCGCAATCACGGATGATGTTTACAACTACAGTGAAGTGGAAGAAAGTGGTAAAAGCTTGTTCATTCGAAGAGAGGACTTGATTAAGTTTTTGAAGGATATGCTACGACAAAGGATCAAAGGAGGGGTAGCTTGAAACTTTTGCCCGATAAGTATTTAGGTGTCTGTCTCTACgtaaaggatttttttttattccgACCATTCATTTTCCAGCCTTGAATGGCAACGCATGCATCATTTGAGCGTCCTCTGCGGCTACCCGTCTTCGCCTCGTTCTGTCAATCCCATCTCTTAAGTTTTATGCAGAGTTAAGCGTTGATCTTTCGTATTTGTTTACTAACAAATTGCCTTGAGAGTAATTCAGCCAAGTGAAGAACGGATTGCAGGATTGATTAGTCTTTGCAGATTTCGTGTAACATAGCACGTTCTTCTGTGAGTATAAAGTGCAATTCCGCACCTCTGCCCTCTCTGCCAAGGCTCAAGGGAGGGCGTACTCTCTTCATACTGTTGGTGCGTCTCTCTACCTTCTTGACGGCAGCGATGCCAGCGTTCTGCAATTACCCTAATGCCAAAGGCATCAGAAATATCATCACGGCGAGCACTAAATCAACAATtgattcctcttctttcccacGACTATTACCAACCCAGTGACTAGTCCATCGACTAGAGGCGACCAGTTGTGCGAAAGTGGTGCTTGGCCAACAAACGAAGTACAtcattgtttttttttgattGGCCTATGGAGCCCTCAGTAGATTAAGAACGGGCTGCTTGCACATCTATGATTCTGTGGGGGCTGAGTGGTCTAGGCATCTGGAGGAGTCAGGGATCAAGGGGGTTTTTTCATACCTGCAATGTCGGTTTGGAGAGAGTAACTTGAACCCCTCGCGTCGTACTTGATACATCAGCAATCATGAGCTGGGTAAACGC
This portion of the Trichoderma atroviride chromosome 6, complete sequence genome encodes:
- a CDS encoding uncharacterized protein (EggNog:ENOG41) is translated as MSQDLTNWEELIDSQPQGDCSAGDSNVVNTDNVEPTEKDISDEAINQDAKLGSKDGVVDKLSTEDSVTDPSGNIAEIVPECRPPIAALENDSQSTCGSDLSNGHSSNALPSNNGQSDQRPEVMHPDGQEDTPKHDAMPSSSIEPPTSESQFQNDITDVIGLEDSQSVLNEQEIPSHIEDLRELFCEKDTRFSELEKSLSKSPKTEDEEESSLKESEQENSLDESEQESSLEESEQESSSDSGSEHSVDPAEVSLPASPYFNPFDSPTEGEGHSRRGSIDNIPPLNDTLLTEASTDSSVKKIWQLQKRKLDQTNETLDKIMDMVGLEHIKAAFIEIKGMIDTARGRREHLKKHDFNLVLTGNPGTGKRSLSELYFAFLKDCNVWDLESEDPEYESMSGRMVTRTSILQDDISLISDGVFFLYDAGFVDHDARALLIDALNNCTGVILVVSGSPDHISSFLGSSPHGRWLFPRRFHIKDYDDEELRSILLRMIRQDNFKIQQGPAGPYPRILAKRVGYGREEPGFGNVHELHLAYLKILERQASRLRQRLVDIDDLWVEPAPDENLLTGEDIIGPEPEDCRAKSDAWKELQKMAGLDDVKQAISKNFDRAKLNYRREVAGKELLNISLNRVFLGPPGTGKTTVAKLYGQIITEVGLVPNQEVVFKVPSDFIGQHVGQSEVKTNSIIDATKGKVLIIDDAHMFFNGSLDGVDGTDKFRLACIDVIVSKIHNRTGEGRCIILIGYPDRMEQMFQKCNPGLRRRFPLEEAFRFQDYDDDRLTEILGMKMEESEIKASTAAMQVASEVLRRARDRPNFGNGGDVVNLLNQAKVRYKERTLRKGKGETTKKEKPNEDKSIIHEKADADSGLSRPNMVNSSFELDYLEMVNITLEPEDFDPNYNRGSTAAERCRALFDGLIGFEETIQRFQGYQRTAENLRRRNKNPRDTIPFTFVFKGPPGTGKTHTARIVGQIFYDMGILSTNEVVECSASQLIGKHVGHTGPKVIDLFEKSLGKILFIDEAYRLGLGGRNSFGDEAVAEIVDCMTKPRYQRKLVIVLAGYTREMDLLMKVNAGLRGRFTTEINFSPMKPRAALQYLQNLLSKQDIELLEDNNVNTNEYETVMRLFKKLSMTNGWSNGRDINTLAGAITDDVYNYSEVEESGKSLFIRREDLIKFLKDMLRQRIKGGVA